CAATGGTGTGTTTAAGCGTGTTGAAGCAGATGCTAATGCCGTTGCATTAACGGGTTTAGTGGCACCCGGTTTTATTGATGTACAAGTGAATGGCGGTGGCGGGGCGTTTTTTAACGCTGAACAAACGCCAGATTGCTTAGATAGAATAGCCAAAGCTCATGGTCAGTTTGGTTCAACAGCGATTATGCCAACGCTAATTACCGACCAAGTCGAAGTCATGGCAAAAGCGGCCGATGCCACTGCACAAGCAATTGCTGAAGGTGTTCCGGGCGTAATGGGTGTGCACTTCGAAGGGCCGCACCTTTCATTAGGGAAAAAAGGCACCCACAGCGAGCAATTTATTCGTCCAATCACAGAACAAGAATTTGCAATTTACGCCCGCCAAGACTTAGGCATTAAAATGGTTACCTTAGCACCTGAGAATGTCAGTGCTGATGATATCGCACGCTTAGTCGAGTGTGGTGTAAAAGTGAGTATTGGCCACACCAATGCAGACTTTGCGACCACCAATGCTGCACTTGCTGCAGGGGCTGATGGTTTTACCCACTTATTTAATGCCATGTCAGCATTTACATCACGAGAGCCTGGTGTTGTTGGTGCTGCACTTTGGGATGATAACAGCTGGTGCGGCTTAATTATTGATGGTCACCATGTACACCCTTCATCAGCAAAATTAGCAATTCGCAGCAAGCAGCGCGGAAAAATTATGTTAGTCACAGATGCAATGCCACCTGTAGGGACTGACGATATGGAGTTTGATTTTTTTGATGGTCGTAAAGTTATTCGTACTGGCGATCGATTAAATTCAACGACCGGTGAATTAGCAGGCAGCGTACTTGATATGGCAAGTGCGGTGCGCAACACAGTGAACACATTGGATGTTAGCCTTGCTGAGAGCTTACGTATGGCATCACTTTATCCTGCACAATATTTAGGTTTACATAAAAAAGGTCGCTTACTGAGCGGTTTTGATGCTGATTTTGTTGTGTTAGACGCACAGCAAAATGTACAAGCCACCTTTATTGCTGGAAAAGCGCTATAACAAGCTTCCCTGGTAAAAACCCCGCCGTTGTATCGCGGGGCTTTTTCTATTTAAGGTAATACAATGACAACAACACAACCAACAAGAAAACGTTTGGCATCGCTGGATGCACTGCGCGGCATGGATATGTTTTGGATATTAGGCGGACAGTCACTATTCGCAGCGCTCTTCGTTTTAACTGGCTGGACTGGCTGGAAAGTTTTTGAAGCACACACCGTGCATAGTGTTTGGCATGGCTTCACATTTTACGATCTGATTTTCCCATTGTTTATATTCTTATCGGGTGTGGCGATGGGGTTAGCCCCCAAACGCATTGACCATTTACCGTTTGATGAGCGCAAAGTGTATTACCGCAAGGCGGGTAAACGTCTTTTACTATTGTGTTTATTAGGTATTTTGTATAACCACGGCTGGGGCACAGGGATGCCAATGGCGTTGGATGAAATTCGTTATGCCAGTGTACTTGGCCGCATCGCTATTGCGTGGTTCTTCTGTGCAATGTTGGTTTGGCATACCAGTTTACGAACACAAATTATTACCGCTGCGGCTATTTTAGTGGGTTACTGGTTTCTACTTTGTTTTGTTCCAGTGCCAGGTGGCAGTGCCGGCGACCTTTCAGCTGCAGGAAGTTGGAATGCATGGTTTGATGCGCACTTACTACCAGGTATTAGTTATCAAAACCGTGTGGTAGACCCTGAAGGTGTATTGTCGAATATCCCTGCGATAGTCAATGCATTAATGGGTGTGTTTGCAGGTCAATTAGTGGCTCGTGCCCAGAAAATTGGTGAGTGGAAAATGACCGCCTTGTTGTTCGCCGCAGGTGTGGTAAGTGTGTGTTTAGGTTGGTTATGGGATTTACAGTTCCCAGTAAATAAAGAACTTTGGACCAGCTCATTTGTGCTTGTAACCGTTGGCTGGAGTGCCATATTGCTCGCCGTATTTTATGCACTGGTGGATATTCTGCCAGGGCAACGCGCCGCGTATCCTTTTGTGATCATAGGTGCAAATTCAATTATTATTTATTTAGCGTCAAGCCTTGTGAATTGGGGCTATGTCAGCCAAAGCGTATTTGGTGGGGTGGTTCGAGCTGTGCCAGAGGTATGGCAACCCCTGATGGCGGTGATTGCATTATTAGCAGTACAAATGCTGGTATTGCATTGGATGTATCGCCGTAAGATCTTTGTTAGTGTTTAATAATTATTAAACACTAACATAAATAGTAATTTTTTATTCACTTTTACTTTACAAAGATAAAACTAGAAGTGATAATGACAGCGTTGTCATAATGGTTGTAGCTACTGCATCGTATCCTGGCAGTGGTTTGATCTAAAACCCAGCTCGATTGCACGTGGGGTTGGGTTTTAGGTCCCATTTTTTTCCAACTTATAATTAGAGCTAATCGATATGCAAATAGTGATTCTTGATGATGCAGCCCAAGTTGCAGCGTATGGTGCCAACATCTTTGCGAAACAATTACTAAAAAAACCAGTCTCGGTACTTGGTCTCGCCACAGGTTCAACACCTGTTGCTTTGTATCAACAACTGATCGAAAAAAATAAAGCGGGCGATATTTCGTTTAGCCAAGCGACAACATTTAACTTAGACGAATACTTAGGTTTAACTGGCGAGCATCCACAAAGCTACCGCTACTTTATGAATGAGCAGCTGTTTAACCATGTTGATATCGACAAACAAAACACCCATGTACCGCCAGGTGATGCAGTAAATCCACTTGTTGCTTGTACTGAGTATGAACAAAAAATCACAGCCGCTGGTGGTGTTGACGTACAACTACTTGGTATTGGCCGTAACGGTCACATCGGTTTTAATGAACCTTCATCAGGTTTGACATCACGCACCCGTGTTAAAACACTGACGAAAGCGACGATTGAAGACAATGCGCGATTTTTTGATGAAGGCGAATATCAACCGCATTTATCAATCACTATGGGTATTGGCACCATTTTAGAAGCAAAAAAGGTAGTGCTTTTGGCGACGGGTGCAAGTAAAGCGGATGCCGTCCACGCCATGATTGAAGGCCCGTTAATGGCTAAATGCCCAGCTTCAGCACTGCAACTTCATAAAGATGCGGTGATCATCATTGATAAAGCTGCAGCAAGTAAATTAGAAGATTTAGAGTTCTATCAGCACATTGAAGCTGAGAACCAAAAACTACAAGCGCACCTAGCGACCTTGTAAAATTGTGAGAGAGAATAAAAAAGCCCAGTTTGGGCTTTTTTTATGCCTGTAATAAATTGGGTTTATCATCCGCTTATGGTAGTTTTAGCGAGTTAACTATTTTCAAGGAATGCCATGCTGAATTACTCTCAAATGCCATTGGATCGTGCATCAAATCGCCGAAAAGATCCAAAGTGGTTAAAGGCTCAAATGAATTCTCAGAGTCGCTGGTTATTGGTCAATAACAATCAAAGTTTATTTGTTAAAGACAGTCCTGAAGTGTGTTATTTACGCTTATCTCAAGTGGATCATCTCGATTTATCAAAAGGCATTTTATT
Above is a window of Pseudoalteromonas shioyasakiensis DNA encoding:
- the nagA gene encoding N-acetylglucosamine-6-phosphate deacetylase, encoding MTIYHASKLFTGDEFLSDVYFSVDNGVFKRVEADANAVALTGLVAPGFIDVQVNGGGGAFFNAEQTPDCLDRIAKAHGQFGSTAIMPTLITDQVEVMAKAADATAQAIAEGVPGVMGVHFEGPHLSLGKKGTHSEQFIRPITEQEFAIYARQDLGIKMVTLAPENVSADDIARLVECGVKVSIGHTNADFATTNAALAAGADGFTHLFNAMSAFTSREPGVVGAALWDDNSWCGLIIDGHHVHPSSAKLAIRSKQRGKIMLVTDAMPPVGTDDMEFDFFDGRKVIRTGDRLNSTTGELAGSVLDMASAVRNTVNTLDVSLAESLRMASLYPAQYLGLHKKGRLLSGFDADFVVLDAQQNVQATFIAGKAL
- the nagX gene encoding transmembrane glucosamine N-acetyltransferase NagX yields the protein MTTTQPTRKRLASLDALRGMDMFWILGGQSLFAALFVLTGWTGWKVFEAHTVHSVWHGFTFYDLIFPLFIFLSGVAMGLAPKRIDHLPFDERKVYYRKAGKRLLLLCLLGILYNHGWGTGMPMALDEIRYASVLGRIAIAWFFCAMLVWHTSLRTQIITAAAILVGYWFLLCFVPVPGGSAGDLSAAGSWNAWFDAHLLPGISYQNRVVDPEGVLSNIPAIVNALMGVFAGQLVARAQKIGEWKMTALLFAAGVVSVCLGWLWDLQFPVNKELWTSSFVLVTVGWSAILLAVFYALVDILPGQRAAYPFVIIGANSIIIYLASSLVNWGYVSQSVFGGVVRAVPEVWQPLMAVIALLAVQMLVLHWMYRRKIFVSV
- the nagB gene encoding glucosamine-6-phosphate deaminase → MQIVILDDAAQVAAYGANIFAKQLLKKPVSVLGLATGSTPVALYQQLIEKNKAGDISFSQATTFNLDEYLGLTGEHPQSYRYFMNEQLFNHVDIDKQNTHVPPGDAVNPLVACTEYEQKITAAGGVDVQLLGIGRNGHIGFNEPSSGLTSRTRVKTLTKATIEDNARFFDEGEYQPHLSITMGIGTILEAKKVVLLATGASKADAVHAMIEGPLMAKCPASALQLHKDAVIIIDKAAASKLEDLEFYQHIEAENQKLQAHLATL